Proteins from a genomic interval of Bradyrhizobium sp. G127:
- a CDS encoding NADP-dependent oxidoreductase: MPTAVNRQIMLVEKPAGKLTPQNFRMAEAAIPKPKVGEVLVRVLYISLDAANRAWMQGVTYREAVDQNAVMAGGTIAEVVESKVPGFFAGDLVLGDAGWQDFAVVSAEGLVKLPRTEAITHYLSVYGIAGLTAYFGLLYVGKPKSGDTVVVSAAAGSVGAFAGQIAKLKDCRVIGIAGSREKCKWLLSELGFDSAINYKEEPLFKSLKVAAPNGINVYFDNVGGDIFEACLPQMSKYGRIVCCGAVSAYDGVPPTTGPRGVPGLIVIKRLTVQGFIFTDFIAEREAALAELRSWVNAGKLQVREEIIDGLENTPDALIGLLAGENRGKRLIRVSAPKA, from the coding sequence ATGCCCACAGCCGTCAATCGGCAGATAATGCTGGTCGAGAAGCCGGCAGGCAAGCTAACTCCGCAGAATTTTAGGATGGCAGAAGCTGCAATCCCTAAACCCAAGGTGGGGGAGGTGCTCGTCCGCGTTCTTTACATTTCGCTCGATGCGGCTAATCGGGCATGGATGCAGGGCGTTACCTATCGCGAAGCTGTCGACCAAAACGCCGTGATGGCCGGCGGCACGATTGCAGAAGTTGTAGAATCGAAGGTGCCGGGCTTCTTTGCCGGCGATCTGGTGTTGGGTGATGCCGGTTGGCAGGATTTTGCCGTCGTGAGCGCGGAGGGCCTCGTTAAACTGCCGCGCACGGAAGCCATAACGCATTATTTGAGCGTCTATGGCATTGCGGGCCTTACCGCTTATTTCGGCTTGCTTTACGTCGGAAAACCGAAGTCCGGAGATACAGTTGTAGTCTCGGCTGCTGCTGGCTCTGTTGGCGCCTTTGCAGGCCAGATTGCAAAATTGAAGGATTGCCGTGTCATCGGGATCGCCGGCAGCAGGGAGAAATGCAAGTGGCTACTTTCGGAATTGGGTTTTGACTCTGCAATCAATTACAAAGAGGAGCCTCTATTCAAGTCCCTGAAGGTCGCCGCTCCAAATGGCATCAACGTCTATTTTGACAACGTCGGCGGAGATATTTTCGAAGCCTGCCTGCCACAAATGAGCAAATATGGCCGCATAGTCTGCTGCGGAGCCGTCTCCGCTTATGATGGCGTGCCTCCAACGACTGGCCCCCGCGGTGTGCCGGGATTGATCGTGATCAAGCGTCTCACGGTGCAGGGCTTTATATTTACTGACTTCATCGCCGAACGTGAGGCAGCGCTGGCGGAGCTGCGCTCGTGGGTAAACGCCGGCAAGCTTCAAGTGCGCGAAGAAATAATTGATGGTCTCGAAAACACGCCAGATGCGCTGATCGGACTGCTAGCGGGAGAGAATCGCGGCAAGCGTCTGATAAGGGTATCGGCGCCCAAAGCTTGA